The following are encoded together in the Streptomyces sp. NBC_01465 genome:
- a CDS encoding SDR family oxidoreductase, whose translation MSKVFLITGAGRGLGINIAREALAAGHRVAATARNPQKVLDALGGEQDNLLALSLDITSPDAAAAAAQATVDRFGRIDVLINNAASFQAGYFEEISDAQMRAQIETNLFGPMNVTRAVLPAMRARRSGHVVTISSLAGVIGQEFCVAYAAAKFGVEGWMESLRHDIEPYGIRTTIVDPGFFRTELLVDASTSWAELSIDDYAERTAETKKMWQSMNGQQAGDPDKLADALLKVIDLDEPPLRFVAGDDAVPAIEAKGREIAEQATASRVLGTGLSHHDAA comes from the coding sequence ATGAGCAAGGTCTTTCTCATCACCGGCGCGGGCCGCGGCCTGGGCATCAACATCGCCCGGGAGGCCCTGGCCGCCGGCCACCGGGTCGCGGCCACCGCCCGCAACCCGCAGAAGGTCCTCGACGCCCTCGGCGGCGAACAGGACAACTTGCTGGCCCTGTCCCTCGACATCACCAGCCCGGACGCGGCCGCCGCCGCGGCGCAGGCCACCGTCGACCGGTTCGGCCGTATCGACGTACTGATCAACAACGCGGCCAGCTTCCAGGCCGGGTACTTCGAGGAGATCTCCGACGCCCAGATGCGCGCGCAGATCGAGACCAACCTCTTCGGACCGATGAACGTCACCCGCGCCGTGCTGCCCGCCATGCGCGCCCGCCGCTCGGGCCATGTCGTCACGATCTCCTCGCTGGCCGGCGTGATCGGCCAGGAGTTCTGCGTCGCCTACGCAGCCGCCAAGTTCGGCGTCGAGGGCTGGATGGAGTCCCTGCGCCACGACATCGAGCCGTACGGCATCCGCACCACGATCGTCGACCCCGGCTTCTTCCGCACCGAGCTCCTCGTGGACGCCTCCACCAGCTGGGCGGAGCTGTCGATCGACGACTACGCGGAGCGGACCGCCGAGACCAAGAAGATGTGGCAGTCGATGAACGGTCAGCAGGCCGGCGACCCCGACAAGCTCGCCGACGCGCTGCTGAAGGTCATCGACCTGGACGAGCCGCCGCTGCGTTTCGTCGCCGGTGACGACGCCGTCCCTGCCATCGAAGCCAAGGGCAGGGAGATCGCCGAGCAGGCCACTGCCTCGCGTGTCCTGGGCACCGGCCTCTCGCACCACGACGCAGCCTGA
- a CDS encoding lamin tail domain-containing protein, translating into MPTSHSRSGVASVCAAALTLSGLLATGMLAAQPAAAADPAGYPNVRINEVTSSNNDTVELYNSGSTAVSLSGWKMSDDGFSLQTFSPSAGTIPAGGFVTFNSPKGLGDSDKVVIYTSGGTVVDRVEWATDKAKPAMARCGGDGTGAWVTTTSASTFGAANAAGCPSSVPAASRIRINEVTSDGSDTVELYNGGTSTVSVGSWKYVDSDTSHSPVSVSSSSPSATSIPAGGYLTFNSTIGLGDNDAVALLDSSGNTVDSATWATDGAKPSDERCSNGTGSFRTATTATLGSVNSCSGSTGGGTGGGGTPTGQLLGGGGSLTSGCTPEAASGTGSTPSGTLAWPGGLDVTIADNVCAFTTSTGPEGRDLSGLAFDPANPSVLWAAKNKNWLYKLVKSNGKWIPDATWSATGKQLRFAGGSGEPDSEGLTIGSNGHLYVTSERDNTKNTAPKDTILEFDPAATGSTLTPVHQWDMTSQFPQLNTGDKDDANLGFEGVGYVPDSWLTTNGWRDPLTGAAYNPANYPLHGSGLFFAGLEWDGSLHVYGLNSDGTFTTFGTIATGKASVMDVTFDAGTQRLVATCDNTCGETHTFMKVNTSGAIVPDVTYTNPAVMPADNLEGFAIAPTSTCVNGFREAVWSDDGIYGFGSGSSSYGHALYSGTFPC; encoded by the coding sequence GTGCCTACCTCACACTCGCGTTCCGGCGTCGCTTCCGTATGCGCCGCGGCTCTGACGCTTTCAGGACTACTCGCCACCGGGATGCTGGCCGCCCAGCCCGCGGCTGCCGCAGACCCGGCCGGCTACCCGAACGTCCGGATCAACGAAGTCACTTCGTCGAACAACGACACGGTGGAGCTGTACAACTCCGGGTCGACCGCAGTGAGCCTCAGCGGCTGGAAGATGTCCGACGACGGCTTCTCCCTCCAGACGTTCAGCCCGTCCGCCGGCACGATCCCGGCCGGGGGCTTCGTCACCTTCAACTCGCCCAAGGGGCTGGGTGATTCGGACAAGGTGGTGATCTACACGTCCGGCGGCACCGTGGTCGACCGCGTCGAGTGGGCGACCGACAAGGCGAAGCCCGCGATGGCCCGTTGCGGCGGCGACGGCACCGGGGCCTGGGTGACGACGACTTCGGCGTCCACGTTCGGCGCCGCGAACGCCGCGGGCTGCCCGTCGTCGGTCCCGGCCGCGAGCCGGATACGGATCAACGAGGTCACCTCGGACGGCTCCGACACCGTAGAGCTCTACAACGGCGGGACGAGCACGGTCAGCGTCGGGTCGTGGAAGTACGTCGACAGCGACACCTCCCACTCCCCCGTGTCGGTCTCGTCCTCCTCGCCGAGCGCGACCAGCATCCCCGCGGGTGGCTACCTCACGTTCAACTCCACCATCGGTCTCGGCGACAACGACGCGGTCGCCCTCCTCGACAGCAGCGGCAACACCGTCGACTCGGCGACCTGGGCGACCGACGGCGCCAAGCCGTCGGACGAACGCTGCTCCAACGGCACCGGCTCGTTCCGGACCGCCACGACCGCGACGCTCGGCAGTGTGAACTCCTGCTCGGGCAGCACCGGAGGCGGAACCGGTGGCGGTGGTACCCCGACCGGCCAACTCCTGGGCGGAGGAGGCTCGCTCACCAGCGGCTGCACCCCCGAAGCGGCTTCCGGTACGGGTTCGACCCCGTCGGGCACTCTGGCGTGGCCGGGCGGCCTGGACGTCACCATCGCGGACAACGTCTGCGCATTCACCACGTCCACCGGCCCGGAAGGCCGGGATCTGAGCGGCCTGGCCTTCGACCCGGCGAACCCGTCGGTGCTCTGGGCCGCCAAGAACAAGAACTGGCTCTACAAGCTGGTCAAGAGCAACGGCAAGTGGATCCCGGACGCGACCTGGAGCGCGACCGGAAAGCAGCTCCGCTTCGCGGGCGGCTCCGGCGAGCCGGACTCCGAGGGTCTGACGATCGGCAGCAACGGCCACCTCTACGTCACCTCCGAGCGCGACAACACCAAGAACACGGCGCCTAAGGACACGATCCTGGAGTTCGACCCGGCGGCGACGGGGTCGACGCTGACGCCGGTTCACCAGTGGGACATGACCTCGCAGTTCCCGCAGCTCAACACCGGCGACAAGGACGACGCCAACCTGGGCTTCGAGGGCGTCGGTTACGTACCGGACAGCTGGCTGACCACGAACGGCTGGAGGGACCCGCTCACCGGTGCCGCCTACAACCCGGCGAACTACCCGCTGCACGGGTCGGGCCTGTTCTTCGCCGGCCTGGAGTGGGACGGCTCGCTGCACGTCTACGGTCTGAACTCGGACGGCACGTTCACCACGTTCGGCACCATCGCCACGGGCAAGGCCTCCGTGATGGACGTGACGTTCGACGCCGGCACCCAGCGTCTCGTCGCGACCTGCGACAACACCTGCGGTGAGACGCACACGTTCATGAAGGTCAACACCTCCGGCGCGATCGTCCCGGACGTGACCTACACGAATCCGGCCGTCATGCCGGCCGACAACCTGGAGGGCTTCGCGATCGCGCCGACCTCGACGTGCGTCAACGGATTCCGTGAAGCGGTCTGGAGCGACGACGGCATCTACGGCTTCGGCTCGGGAAGTTCCTCCTACGGACACGCGCTCTACAGCGGCACCTTCCCCTGCTGA
- a CDS encoding helix-turn-helix transcriptional regulator: protein MSTESDIRAFLASRRAKITPRQAGLPAYGGNRRVPGLRREEVALLAGVSIDYYVRLERGHIAGASEEVLDSVANALQLDDAERAHLYDLARAAAKRPARRTKRARGPLPDSVLRILDSMTDVPAFIRNGRLDILAVNRLGRALYSPLFTDDVPRPVNIARFQFLSPDGPDFFPDWDQSVNTTVSLLRTEAGRAPGDSELTGLIGELVTRSEEFRTAWAKHNVRLHHTGRKSFRHPAVGEITLDFDALELPAQPGVTLTAYSAPPHTPDHDALRILASWAAPENTPSTSQ from the coding sequence GTGAGTACCGAGAGCGACATCCGCGCATTCCTGGCCTCGCGCCGCGCCAAGATCACCCCGCGCCAGGCCGGGCTGCCCGCGTACGGCGGCAACCGGCGCGTGCCGGGCCTGCGCCGCGAGGAAGTCGCCCTGCTCGCCGGTGTCAGCATCGACTACTACGTCCGTCTGGAGCGCGGCCACATCGCCGGCGCCTCGGAGGAGGTCCTGGACTCCGTCGCGAACGCGCTGCAGCTCGACGACGCCGAACGCGCGCACCTCTACGACCTGGCCCGCGCCGCCGCCAAACGCCCCGCCCGCCGCACCAAGCGCGCCCGCGGTCCCCTGCCGGACAGCGTCCTGCGCATCCTCGACTCCATGACCGACGTCCCGGCCTTCATCCGCAACGGCCGTCTCGACATCCTCGCCGTCAACCGCCTCGGCCGCGCCCTGTACTCACCACTGTTCACGGACGACGTCCCGCGCCCGGTCAACATCGCCCGTTTCCAGTTCCTGAGCCCGGACGGCCCCGACTTCTTCCCGGACTGGGATCAGTCCGTGAACACGACTGTCTCCCTGTTGCGTACGGAGGCCGGCCGGGCCCCCGGCGACAGTGAGCTGACCGGGCTGATCGGTGAACTGGTCACCCGCAGCGAGGAGTTCCGCACCGCGTGGGCCAAGCACAATGTGCGACTGCACCACACCGGACGTAAATCCTTCCGCCACCCCGCCGTCGGCGAGATCACCCTTGACTTCGACGCCCTGGAGCTGCCCGCCCAGCCGGGCGTCACCCTCACCGCGTACAGCGCCCCGCCCCACACCCCCGACCACGACGCGCTGCGCATCCTCGCCAGCTGGGCCGCCCCCGAGAACACCCCCTCCACCAGCCAGTGA
- a CDS encoding PIG-L family deacetylase has protein sequence MADRPLTLMAVHAHPDDEATGTGGVLARYAAEGIRTVLVTCTDGGCGDGPGGIKPGDPGHDPAAVAVMRREELEASCGVLKISDLELLDYADSGMMGWASNDAPGSFWQTPVEEGAARLAELMRHYRPDVVVTYDENGFYGHPDHIQAHRITMAAVEMTDLTPKVYWTTMPRSGMQRFGELIREFHPDMPEPDPAEAEAMAKIGLPDDEITTWVDATEFSGQKFDALAAHASQGENIFFLKMGKERFGEFMGTETFVRVQDTTGAALPETDLFAGLR, from the coding sequence ATGGCTGACCGGCCTTTGACGCTCATGGCAGTGCACGCCCACCCCGACGACGAGGCCACCGGAACGGGAGGGGTCCTCGCGCGGTACGCGGCGGAAGGAATCCGCACGGTGCTCGTGACCTGTACCGACGGCGGATGTGGCGACGGACCGGGGGGTATCAAGCCGGGCGATCCCGGCCACGATCCGGCCGCCGTCGCCGTGATGCGCCGGGAGGAGCTCGAGGCGAGTTGTGGCGTACTGAAGATCAGCGATCTGGAGCTGCTGGACTATGCCGACTCCGGGATGATGGGCTGGGCGAGCAACGACGCCCCCGGATCCTTCTGGCAGACCCCCGTTGAGGAGGGCGCCGCCCGGCTCGCGGAACTCATGCGGCACTACCGGCCCGATGTGGTCGTCACCTATGACGAGAACGGTTTCTACGGACACCCCGACCACATCCAGGCCCACCGCATCACGATGGCAGCGGTGGAGATGACCGACCTGACACCGAAGGTGTACTGGACGACGATGCCCCGCTCGGGGATGCAGCGGTTCGGCGAGCTCATCCGCGAGTTTCACCCGGACATGCCGGAGCCGGACCCCGCCGAGGCCGAGGCCATGGCCAAGATCGGCCTCCCCGACGACGAGATCACCACGTGGGTGGACGCCACCGAATTCAGCGGCCAGAAGTTCGATGCCCTGGCCGCGCACGCCAGCCAGGGCGAGAACATCTTCTTCCTCAAGATGGGCAAGGAGCGGTTCGGCGAGTTCATGGGCACGGAGACCTTCGTACGAGTCCAGGACACCACCGGCGCGGCCCTGCCCGAGACTGACCTCTTCGCCGGCCTGCGCTGA
- a CDS encoding carboxymuconolactone decarboxylase family protein, with amino-acid sequence MPKQAAPQELATIAPKLVELTDEVLFADVWERPGLSPRDRSLVTVSVLASLYRTEQLGHHLGVALDNGLSVEELSEAITHLAFYAGWPGAMTAISRLKKIADERNAV; translated from the coding sequence ATGCCGAAGCAGGCCGCACCCCAGGAACTGGCCACCATTGCCCCGAAGCTCGTGGAACTCACCGACGAGGTTCTGTTCGCCGACGTCTGGGAGCGCCCCGGACTGTCCCCGCGCGACCGGAGCCTGGTCACCGTGAGCGTGCTGGCCTCCCTCTACCGCACCGAGCAGCTCGGCCACCACCTGGGCGTGGCCCTGGACAACGGCCTGAGCGTCGAGGAGCTGTCCGAGGCCATCACCCACCTCGCCTTCTACGCGGGCTGGCCGGGCGCCATGACGGCGATCAGTCGGCTCAAGAAGATCGCCGACGAGCGCAACGCCGTCTGA
- a CDS encoding (R)-mandelonitrile lyase, translated as MEFVKPQATGKGPQDWFNGDVWFDVIHAGQEPSRIRANMVRFAPGARTAWHHHAVGQTLHVVAGTALIGTRDGTVYEAHPGETVTCPPGEEHWHGATEERFMQHLALWEGTAPDDDRPETTWLEHVTDGQYEADRTRGR; from the coding sequence ATGGAATTCGTCAAGCCCCAGGCCACCGGCAAGGGACCCCAGGACTGGTTCAACGGTGACGTCTGGTTCGACGTCATTCACGCAGGCCAGGAGCCCTCCCGTATCCGCGCCAACATGGTGCGCTTCGCCCCCGGCGCCCGTACTGCCTGGCACCACCACGCTGTCGGCCAGACCCTCCACGTCGTCGCCGGCACCGCCCTGATCGGCACCCGCGACGGCACCGTCTACGAGGCCCACCCGGGCGAGACCGTCACCTGCCCGCCCGGCGAGGAGCACTGGCACGGCGCCACCGAGGAGCGGTTCATGCAGCACCTCGCCCTGTGGGAAGGCACCGCCCCCGACGACGACCGGCCCGAGACCACCTGGCTGGAGCACGTCACCGACGGGCAGTACGAGGCCGATCGCACCCGCGGCCGCTGA